In Cryptomeria japonica chromosome 10, Sugi_1.0, whole genome shotgun sequence, a genomic segment contains:
- the LOC131858787 gene encoding ATP synthase subunit beta, chloroplastic-like translates to MRTNPFIRWVSALVEKKAGHIDQIIGPVLDVSFPPGNMPRIYNSLIVKDNDTTGEPISVTCEVQQLLGNNKVRAIAMSATDGLMRGMKVIDIGGPLSVPVGETTLGRNFNVLGEPVDNLGPIDDPIQFMLFIALNKQERQHPKIQESSEK, encoded by the coding sequence atgagaaCCAATCCTTTTATTCGTTGGGTTTCTGCACTTGTAGAAAAAAAGGCAGGACATATTGATCAGATAATCGGCCCAGTACTCGACGTATCTTTCCCTCCAGGTAATATGCCTAGAATTTACAATTCCTTGATAGTTAAGGATAACGATACAACTGGTGAGCCAATAAGTGTGACTTGTGAGGTACAACAATTATTAGGAAATAATAAGGTTAGAGCTATAGCTATGAGTGCTACAGATGGTTTGATGAGAGGAATGAAAGTAATTGATATAGGAGGTCCACTTAGTGTTCCAGTTGGTGAAACTACTCTTGGAAGAAATTTTAATGTTCTTGGGGAACCTGTTGATAACTTAGGTCCTATAGATGATCCGATCCAATTCATGTTATTCATTGCTCTTAATAAGCAAGAGAGGCAGCATCCCAAAATTCAAGAATCATCTGAGAAATGA